ATCATCTACAAGCTGTGAAACATCATCAAGGACGATTCTGAGATTTTCTCGGTACGCTTCTAAGACCTCATTACGGGAAATTGGGGTCACCCCAAACTGTAACTGTTTCCATATAGATAACGTAGCAAAACTCTCCCAATTGCTATCCTTGGCATAACCTCGGTGGTCAATTTCTTGCCCCTGCGCACCTATAAATGGATAATGTGGTTGCATATAATGCCCGACAATACGTTTATTCGGATACTTGTCGTGAGCTTTCCGAACTGCCTCTGAGACTGTCTGTGGGTGAACTGTTTCTAAGTCTTCATCCCACTCTTCATATATGGGTATATGTTTATGGAATGAATGTTCTGCAATTTTGGAACTAAATGGATTAGCGGAAACATAGACTATGTCCTCAAACTGGTTGTTGGCATAATTACGTTGGAAATAGGTCTTTGATGTACTTGCTAGGGTTTTTCGCAATTCTAAATCACCCTCCATTAATATTTCCTCTTTAAATATGTCATAGCGACAGCCATCAAGGATGAATAATGTATCCCAATCAGCTTCAGGTATGGGGCGATCGGGTTCATTGCTGAACTTCTGGTTGACCTTTCCATTTATATTTGTACATACATGCTGAGAATACCCGATCGCGGCTGATGGATTATGTAAAATTCTTTTAAAATGATTCGTTATTTTGGCCGTCATCGGATCACATATAGACATCTAGAGTATTGTAATTTATGATTCGTTGGCCGCTATTTAGTTAGTCAATTTGAAAAAGAAGTGCTCTAAGAGAGTATCCGCGTCTCTCCAAGAATCCCCCGTGAAAGCTTAGCGGCAGAATGATGTTTAGGAGCGAGAGTAGGTACTCCGCATCATCTACAAGAAACAGCACGTCGTCAACTTGATAGCGGCAGTGTAAATCGCCCAGAAACCACTGTGTCGTTCGTTTCACCGTGGTGGGAAACAGCTCATGTAGAGAATTTCGTTTGTCTAAGGACGACAGCGCTGTACAGCCAGTGTTCTTGCCCATAGAGGCAGATCATCTTCTCGTTGACCACAAGTTGATCCGCAGTCACTGTCGAGCTCGGCTGTAGATCCGCCATATGAACCCAGTTCTGGATTGTAATGTGACTGCGTTGGACTCCCAATTTCGAGATTCTAACTTGCATTTTGTGTTCATCTGTCATCTAAATTATGGCGGGTGCCTACTTGAATCGCCCACTCGGGAGTTTGCTCACCTCCACAACCGCAAGTCTATCCACACGATAAAGCCGTTGAGACGTCCGGAATAGGGCATAGACGCTTCGAGATCGAACGCTTCATCCTCTAACTCAACGCGGTACTACACCACGCCCTATATTACCTATATTTGGAATTTGCTTTTCGATCGGCGCGGTGTTCAGATAAGGTTTGAAAGGTGAGCGTAGCGTTTTCTGGGTGATTCATGCCCGAAAACGCTATGATCGTTTGAAGTAATTGCCCACTTCTGGAATTGAAAGTTGGCCGAGAGCGGGATCGATCGCGATAGTCATTGCTCAAGCGAGTCAAAGAACCGGTTGCTGAGAGCGTCTTGGAGTTGCCGCCAGCACTCCTTGACAGGGTTGAGTTCCGGCGAATACGACAGTAACGTGACGAAACCGAGGTCGTCACGGGCCGCCAGGTCCGTGACGGCCGACGCCTGGAAATACGGCGCACCATCCAGCACGACGATCAAGTTTTTTCGAATTTTTTCATAACACAGGAATGAAATGTTTCGCGTGATCGGCGGTAACATACTCGGTGGATCGTGAGAAAAAGTGTTCACCGTCTTCGGTGATCGCGCCGAGCAGACACGTCCAGTCGCGTTGTCCGGACAGTTCGACGCTCGGTCGCGTGCCGCGCGGAAACCACGCGGCACGCGGCTCGACCTGAACAGATCTCTTCGTCTGATCGATACAGACTATTTTGGCGTCCCTCTCCGCTCGCTTTTTTGATCTCGTCATGGAACGCTTCTTGCTCGAATTGTTCGGATCTGGCGGCTGTACGGCGGGTTGTTAATAGCTTAATCTAGCTTCTTTCAACAACCGCCGGCAACTCGGCCCGTCGAAGCGATCGTCCGGGTCGAGCTGACAACGTCCACTCAGACCTGATCGGGAGACAGGATCTCAATGGCCCGTAATTCGGCGTCTAAACAAGATCATAAACATGGAAATCGGAACGCTGTTGAACGTGTCTTCAGAGAAGTAAAGCGACGAACTATCTGTTTCTCAAACTGTTTCAGCAACGCCGAAGCGGAAACAGCCAATGATTCGCTCAGATCGTTCAGTTTCGCATGGAATCAGCTTATCTGAACACTACCTCAATCGGTATCTTTAGGCGTTTAAATCTACCACTTTATAGCGACACATGCCCCACGATCCTCTTCGGACCCTCTTACCATCGATACTCCCAGTAGATCTGGAGAATTTCCTCTTCAATCACCTCCCCGGCCTTTTCTTTCTTGGCGTAATACTCGGATCTTTAACGGGCTTATTGATTGGTGGTGTGGAGTTGGCTTTGGCAGGGCTGTTGATTACAGGTATCCCATTTCTTGTGGCTAGCTTCTATCTGATGCTTCGGAACGATGTGAGTACCTACCCTATAATAAGAAATGTACCTAAATCAGTAACAAGCATACGAACGTTTTCGATAGCATATCTGGTTGGGATTAGCTATTTAGCAATTGTCCCAGATCGAGGCTACGAATTCTTCATCCTTCTGACTGGAATGTTCTTATTAGCATTTCTATCGACGTTTCAGCACTATCCAGAACGAGGAATTGGATATGCTATTGCGACACTTTTGATTTCTACCTACAGCGTCACTCTTCGAGAACCACTATTCATCGGCGGGACTGATATCTTACCTCACCTTAGTTACACATTACATATAGTTAACACAGGAACCGTTATTCCTGACTGGGTTAGTAACTATGCTAATTTTCCATTATATCATATCTTTGGTGCTATCTTCATCCAAATTTCGGGAAGACTACCAGAGAAGTCATATTTCATCATCATCGGTGCGGTAGTCGCTACCACGCCCTTGCTAATCTATGGGATTTCTTCACGCATTACCAAAAATAGGCGCCTATCGTGTCAGGTATCCATTGTTTATGCTACCCTTCCGACTGTGGTGTATGCGGGCCTATATAGTATCACGAGGACGTTTGCGTTCATTGGATTCTTACTTCTTCTCTGGATTTTTCTGGTGGAAAATAGGTATCAAAATTGGGCTTGGTCTATCCTATTAGGCGTTTCAGTACTTTTCACGCTCTTAGTTCATCAAGTGTCATACTTGCAGATACTCTTTGTGTTAGTACTCTTGTGGGGTGTGTCCAAGGCTATGACGA
The window above is part of the Halosimplex rubrum genome. Proteins encoded here:
- a CDS encoding glycosyltransferase family protein, which codes for MPHDPLRTLLPSILPVDLENFLFNHLPGLFFLGVILGSLTGLLIGGVELALAGLLITGIPFLVASFYLMLRNDVSTYPIIRNVPKSVTSIRTFSIAYLVGISYLAIVPDRGYEFFILLTGMFLLAFLSTFQHYPERGIGYAIATLLISTYSVTLREPLFIGGTDILPHLSYTLHIVNTGTVIPDWVSNYANFPLYHIFGAIFIQISGRLPEKSYFIIIGAVVATTPLLIYGISSRITKNRRLSCQVSIVYATLPTVVYAGLYSITRTFAFIGFLLLLWIFLVENRYQNWAWSILLGVSVLFTLLVHQVSYLQILFVLVLLWGVSKAMTSGRPLITVFEILFFVTPFCAYWIYNAEGLIGRLIVRQVLGTSATPTSGGIDTSLPIFHIFEYLNTYLLGLFLLVGIVISFRSNNERIRIVALFTLICTPFIMYSPIHVINRLSAFRLDRLILLLSLFTALFVTLGMKDIIDQLSGIKYNYSMYFIVVLFSIFAFTSLLGGIYQDTAADSNKIGWQGPTEHLEAEEQAALEHTLLIPSGRQIRTDGISYKYLTSRLPMGEFTERQQTLYDIKTIRNPNDVMGEYLIRHEAREKRGELVLGYYGGDYIYEGTLNIGEHDRVYTSGDSAILHRVNASSMGKPASTTQ